One part of the Strigops habroptila isolate Jane chromosome 23, bStrHab1.2.pri, whole genome shotgun sequence genome encodes these proteins:
- the LOC115618616 gene encoding keratin, type II cytoskeletal 5-like, with product MSRQCAARNQIKTGFSAASAFIPNASSSSFCLRPAPQGGSCSTATGYGRFAGGFGSRSLYSLGGCKRISVAGRGDGFYGPVGFGAGTGITCGFGGAVGGAFGFGGGMGGPGFPAVPAGGIHEVSVNQSLLKPLNLEIDPNIQSIRRDEKDQIQTLNNKFASFIDKVRFLEQQNKVLETKWALLQEQGNKTVRNNIEPLFETYINNLRSQLNRLLTDKENLGVELNKVQSLAEDFKNKYEEEVNKHTAVENEFVILKKEVDAAYMNKTELQARLESLMEEIDFLRALYEAELSQVQSQISDTSVILTMDNNRSLDMDSIIAEVKAQYEDIANRSRAEAESWYQSRYEELQATAGRHGDDLRNTKQEISELNRHVQRLRSEIDSVKKQCASLQTAIADAEQRGELALKDARAKLEELETALQKAKTDLARQLREYQELMNVKLALDIEIATYRKLLEGEECRLSGEGAGTVNISVTRTTVGTGYGSGNCLSFGGSSGGVGGGICAGGMGFSSGSGQGAAGSCRVGGSSSSTKYVSTTSSTKRCY from the exons ATGTCTCGCCAGTGTGCTGCAAGGAACCAGATCAAAACCGgcttcagtgctgcttctgccttcaTCCCGAatgccagcagctccagcttctGCTTGCGTCCTGCACCCCAAGGTGGAAGCTGCAGTACCGCCACTGGCTATGGAAGATTCGCTGGAGGTTTTGGAAGCAGAAGCCTCTACAGTCTTGGTGGATGCAAGAGGATCTCTGTAGCTGGAAGAGGTGATGGCTTCTATGGACCTGTAGGTTTTGGTGCTGGCACTGGGATCACCTGTGGTTTTGGTGGTGCAGTTGGTGGTGCctttgggtttggtggtggcATGGGTGGCCCTGGATTCCCTGCTGTCCCAGCTGGGGGCATCCATGAAGTCTCAGTCAACCAGAGCCTTCTGAAACCTCTCAACTTGGAGATTGACCCAAACATCCAGAGTATCCGTAGGGATGAGAAGGATCAGATTCAAACCCTCAACAACAAATTTGCCTCCTTCATCGACAAG GTCCGATTCCTTGAGCAACAAAACAAGGTCCTGGAGACCAAATGGGCCCTTCTGCAAGAACAGGGGAACAAAACAGTCAGAAACAACATTGAGCCCCTCTTTGAGACCTACATCAACAACCTCAGGAGCCAGCTGAACAGGTTGCTGACCGACAAGGAGAACTTGGGAGTGGAACTGAACAAGGTGCAAAGCCTTGCTGAGGACTTCAAGAACAA GTATGAAGAGGAGGTCAACAAGCACACAGCTGTGGAGAACGAATTTGTGATCCTGAAGAAG GAAGTGGATGCTGCCTACATGAACAAGACAGAACTGCAAGCCAGGCTGGAGTCCCTTATGGAGGAGATAGATTTCCTCAGAGCCCTCTATGAAGCC GAGCTGTCCCAGGTGCAGTCACAGATCTCTGACACCTCTGTCATCCTGACCATGGACAACAACCGCAGCCTGGACATGGACAGCATCATTGCAGAGGTTAAAGCGCAGTACGAGGACATTGCCAACCGGAGCCGGGCAGAGGCTGAGTCCTGGTACCAGTCCAGG TATGAAGAGCTGCAGGCTACAGCAGGCAGGCATGGGGATGACCTCCGTAACACCAAGCAGGAGATCTCCGAGCTCAACCGCCACGTCCAGCGGCTGAGGTCTGAAATCGACAGTGTGAAGAAGCAG TGCGCCAGTTTACAGACGGCCATTGCGGATGCTGAGCAGCGCGGGGAGCTGGCCCTCAAGGATGCCAGGGCgaagctggaggagctggagacagctctgcagaaggccAAGACAGACCTGGCCCGGCAGCTCCGCGAGTACCAGGAGCTCATGAACGTCAAGCTGGCCCTGGACATCGAGATTGCAACCTacaggaagctgctggagggagaagAGTGCAG GCTCTCTGGAGAAGGCGCTGGCACAGTGAATATCT CTGTGACCAGAACCACTGTAGGAACAGGCTATGGAAGTGGAAACTGTCTCAGCTTCggaggcagcagtggtggtgttGGAGGTGGGATCTGTGCTGGAGGAATGGGCTTCAGCTCTGGAAGCGGACAAGGAGCGGCTGGGTCATGCCGGGTCGGTGGAAGCAGTTCCAGCACAAAGTACGTCTCCACCACCTCTTCAACCAAGAGATGCTACTAG
- the LOC115618692 gene encoding keratin, type II cytoskeletal 75-like isoform X1, whose translation MSRQSTVRIQRGRSGFSAASAVIPNTTRTSFSSCSVTRLGSCNAGSGFSRVGGGFGSKSLYNVGGCKRISVAGRGGSFYGSAGFGGGSVYGGGFGMPANLGYGYGAFGGGMGGPGGIHEVSVNQSLLKPLNLEIDPNIQRIRKEEKEQIKTLNNKFASFIDKVRFLEQQNKVLETKWSLLQEQGMKTVRNNLEPLFETYINNLRMQLNSLLSDKGRLEGELVNTQYLVEDFKKKYEDEINRRTVAENEFVTLKKDVDAAYMNKVELQAKVDALTEEINFLRALYEAELSQMQTQISDTSVVLTMDNNRNLDLDSIISEVKAQYEDIANRSRAEAESWYQTKYEELQATAGRHGDDLRNTKQEISELNRHVQRLRSEIDSVKKQCANLKAAIADAEERGELALKDAKAKLAELEDALQQAKADLARQLREYQELMNVKLALDIEIATYRKLLEGEECRLAGDGVPVNISVTRTTVGTGYGGGSNLSMGGGICNMGNSFSCGSGPGVTTTTLGGGSSSSMKFVSTSSTRRSYRS comes from the exons ATGTCTCGTCAGTCCACCGTGAGGATTCAGAGGGGAAGAAGTGGCTTCAGTGCTGCTTCAGCCGTCATCCCAAACACTACCCGCACCAGCTTCAGTTCGTGCTCTGTCACCCGGCTCGGAAGCTGCAATGCTGGCAGCGGGTTTTCTAGGGTTGGTGGTGGCTTTGGAAGCAAAAGCCTCTACAATGTTGGTGGATGCAAGAGGATCTCTGTGGCTGGAAGGGGTGGTAGCTTCTATGGATCTGCAggttttggtggtggtagtgTGTACGGTGGTGGCTTTGGCATGCCAGCTAACCTTGGCTATGGATATGGTGCATTTGGTGGTGGCATGGGTGGCCCTGGGGGCATCCACGAAGTCTCCGTCAACCAGAGCCTTCTGAAACCTCTCAACTTGGAGATTGATCCCAACATCCAAAGGATCcgaaaggaagagaaggaacaaaTCAAAACCCTCAACAATAAATTTGCCTCCTTCATTGACAAG GTCCGATTCCTTGAGCAACAAAATAAAGTGCTGGAAACCAAGTGGAGcctgctccaggagcaggggatgAAAACAGTTAGGAACAACTTGGAGCCACTTTTTGAGACATACATCAACAACCTCAGGATGCAGCTGAACAGTTTGCTGAGCGACAAGGGAAGGCTGGAGGGAGAGCTCGTCAACACACAGTACCTGGTTGAGGATTTCAAGAAGAA GTATGAAGATGAAATCAACAGGCGCACAGTGGCAGAGAATGAATTTGTGACGCTCAAGAAG GATGTAGATGCTGCCTATATGAACAAGGTGGAACTACAAGCCAAGGTAGATGCGCtgactgaagaaattaatttcctgagAGCCCTCTATGAAGCA GAGCTGTCACAGATGCAGACGCAGATCTCCGACACCTCTGTCGTTCTCACCATGGACAACAACCGAAACCTGGACCTGGACAGCATCATCTCGGAGGTCAAAGCGCAGTATGAGGACATCGCCAACCGGAGCCGGGCTGAAGCAGAGTCCTGGTACCAAACCAAG TACGAAGAGCTGCAGGCTACAGCAGGCAGGCACGGGGACGACCTCCGTAACACCAAGCAGGAGATCTCCGAGCTCAACCGCCACGTCCAGCGGCTGAGGTCTGAAATCGACAGTGTGAAGAAGCAg tgtGCCAATCTGAAAGCAGCCATCGCAGATGCTGAGGAACGTGGGGAGCTGGCTCTCAAAGATGCCAAAGCCAAACTGGCTGAGCTGGAGGATGCTCTGCAACAGGCCAAGGCAGACCTGGCCCGGCAGCTCCGTGAGTACCAGGAGCTCATGAATGTCAAGCTGGCCCTGGACATCGAGATCGCAACCTACAGgaagctgctggaaggagaGGAGTGCAG GCTGGCTGGAGATGGTGTCCCAGTGAATATCT CTGTGACCAGAACCACTGTGGGGACAGGGTACGGAGGAGGAAGCAACCTCAGCATGGGAGGGGGAATCTGCAACATGGGGAACAGCTTCAGCTGTGGAAGCGGTCCCGGGGTTACCACCACCACCCTCGGgggtggcagcagctccagcatgaAGTTTGTCTCAACCTCCTCCACCAGAAGAAGTTACAGAAGCTAA
- the LOC115618692 gene encoding keratin, type II cytoskeletal 75-like isoform X2 — MSRQSTVRIQRGRSGFSAASAVIPNTTRTSFSSCSVTRLGSCNAGSGFSRVGGGFGSKSLYNVGGCKRISVAGRGGSFYGSAGFGGGSVYGGGFGMPANLGYGYGAFGGGMGGPGGIHEVSVNQSLLKPLNLEIDPNIQRIRKEEKEQIKTLNNKFASFIDKVRFLEQQNKVLETKWSLLQEQGMKTVRNNLEPLFETYINNLRMQLNSLLSDKGRLEGELVNTQYLVEDFKKKYEDEINRRTVAENEFVTLKKDVDAAYMNKVELQAKVDALTEEINFLRALYEAELSQMQTQISDTSVVLTMDNNRNLDLDSIISEYEELQATAGRHGDDLRNTKQEISELNRHVQRLRSEIDSVKKQCANLKAAIADAEERGELALKDAKAKLAELEDALQQAKADLARQLREYQELMNVKLALDIEIATYRKLLEGEECRLAGDGVPVNISVTRTTVGTGYGGGSNLSMGGGICNMGNSFSCGSGPGVTTTTLGGGSSSSMKFVSTSSTRRSYRS; from the exons ATGTCTCGTCAGTCCACCGTGAGGATTCAGAGGGGAAGAAGTGGCTTCAGTGCTGCTTCAGCCGTCATCCCAAACACTACCCGCACCAGCTTCAGTTCGTGCTCTGTCACCCGGCTCGGAAGCTGCAATGCTGGCAGCGGGTTTTCTAGGGTTGGTGGTGGCTTTGGAAGCAAAAGCCTCTACAATGTTGGTGGATGCAAGAGGATCTCTGTGGCTGGAAGGGGTGGTAGCTTCTATGGATCTGCAggttttggtggtggtagtgTGTACGGTGGTGGCTTTGGCATGCCAGCTAACCTTGGCTATGGATATGGTGCATTTGGTGGTGGCATGGGTGGCCCTGGGGGCATCCACGAAGTCTCCGTCAACCAGAGCCTTCTGAAACCTCTCAACTTGGAGATTGATCCCAACATCCAAAGGATCcgaaaggaagagaaggaacaaaTCAAAACCCTCAACAATAAATTTGCCTCCTTCATTGACAAG GTCCGATTCCTTGAGCAACAAAATAAAGTGCTGGAAACCAAGTGGAGcctgctccaggagcaggggatgAAAACAGTTAGGAACAACTTGGAGCCACTTTTTGAGACATACATCAACAACCTCAGGATGCAGCTGAACAGTTTGCTGAGCGACAAGGGAAGGCTGGAGGGAGAGCTCGTCAACACACAGTACCTGGTTGAGGATTTCAAGAAGAA GTATGAAGATGAAATCAACAGGCGCACAGTGGCAGAGAATGAATTTGTGACGCTCAAGAAG GATGTAGATGCTGCCTATATGAACAAGGTGGAACTACAAGCCAAGGTAGATGCGCtgactgaagaaattaatttcctgagAGCCCTCTATGAAGCA GAGCTGTCACAGATGCAGACGCAGATCTCCGACACCTCTGTCGTTCTCACCATGGACAACAACCGAAACCTGGACCTGGACAGCATCATCTCGGAG TACGAAGAGCTGCAGGCTACAGCAGGCAGGCACGGGGACGACCTCCGTAACACCAAGCAGGAGATCTCCGAGCTCAACCGCCACGTCCAGCGGCTGAGGTCTGAAATCGACAGTGTGAAGAAGCAg tgtGCCAATCTGAAAGCAGCCATCGCAGATGCTGAGGAACGTGGGGAGCTGGCTCTCAAAGATGCCAAAGCCAAACTGGCTGAGCTGGAGGATGCTCTGCAACAGGCCAAGGCAGACCTGGCCCGGCAGCTCCGTGAGTACCAGGAGCTCATGAATGTCAAGCTGGCCCTGGACATCGAGATCGCAACCTACAGgaagctgctggaaggagaGGAGTGCAG GCTGGCTGGAGATGGTGTCCCAGTGAATATCT CTGTGACCAGAACCACTGTGGGGACAGGGTACGGAGGAGGAAGCAACCTCAGCATGGGAGGGGGAATCTGCAACATGGGGAACAGCTTCAGCTGTGGAAGCGGTCCCGGGGTTACCACCACCACCCTCGGgggtggcagcagctccagcatgaAGTTTGTCTCAACCTCCTCCACCAGAAGAAGTTACAGAAGCTAA
- the LOC115618689 gene encoding keratin, type II cytoskeletal 6A-like, translating into MSRISFRSSTGGGMRGFSSGSAIVGGGSGTRSSFSSVSVSRVGGGRAGGGGGFGAGGGFGSRSLYNLGGSKRISYSSVGGLRSGASGGYSFGGGSGFGLGYGGGAGAGFGLGGGGGGYGLGSGFGMGGPGFGGRGGPGFPVCPPGGIHEVTVNQSLLAPLKLDIDPEIQKVRTQEREQIKTLNNKFASFIDKVRFLEQQNKVLETKWSLLQEQGHTVTRKSLEPLFEAYINNLRRQLDSLMGERGRLDTELRNMQDMVEDFKNKYEDEINRRTGAENEFVVLKKDVDGAYMNKVELQAKADQLADEINFLRALYEAELSQMQQQVSDTSVVLSMDNNRNLDLNSIIAEVKAQYEDIANRSRAEAEAWYQNKYEELQVSAGRHGDDLRNTKMEISEINRMVQRLRNEIESVKKQCANLQAAIAEAEERGEMALKDAKAKLSELEDALQKAKADLARQLREYQELMNVKLALDIEIATYRKLLEGEESRLAGEGVGAVSVSVVSSSSGMGYGGGSCLGMGGGLGMGGGGGGGYSMSSGFGGGSGGFGGSGGFGGGLSYGGGSTFSSGSSRGVSSSTGGSVRIVSKTTTSKKTIR; encoded by the exons ATGAGTCGGATCTCTTTCAGATCATCTACTGGAGGGGGCATGAGGGGCTTTAGCTCAGGCTCTGCTATCGTAGGAGGTGGCAGTGGTACCAGAAGCAGTTTTAGCTCCGTCTCTGTTTCCAGAgttggaggaggaagagccgGAGGTGGAGGAGGCTTCGGAGCTGGTGGTGGCTTCGGCAGCAGAAGTCTCTATAACCTAGGTGGAAGCAAAAGAATTTCCTACAGCTCAGTCGGAGGTCTACGGAGTGGAGCCAGTGGTGGATACAGCTTTGGTGGAGGATCTGGCTTTGGTCTTGGCTATGGtggtggagcaggagctggttttggcttaggaggtggtggtggcggcTATGGGCTGGGCAGTGGATTTGGGATGGGAGGTCCCGGATTTGGTGGTCGAGGTGGCCCCGGGTTCCCTGTTTGCCCACCTGGTGGCATCCATGAAGTGACTGTCAACCAGAGCCTCCTCGCACCCCTCAAGCTGGATATTGACCCAGAAATCCAGAAGGTGCGAACGCAGGAGCGGGAGCAGATCAAGACCCTCAACAACAAATTTGCTTCCTTCATCGACAAG GTGCGCTTCTTGGAGCAGCAGAACAAAGTGCTGGAGACCAAGTGGAGCCTTCTCCAAGAGCAAGGTCACACAGTCACCAGGAAGTCCCTCGAGCCCCTTTTTGAAGCCTACATCAACAACCTCAGACGGCAGCTGGACAGTCTTATGGGAGAGAGGGGACGGTTGGACACTGAACTGAGGAACATGCAGGACATGGTGGAAGACTTCAAGAACAA ATATGAAGATGAGATCAACCGGCGCACCGGTGCAGAGAACGAGTTCGTCGTCCTCAAGAAG gatGTGGATGGTGCTTATATGAACAAGGTCGAGCTGCAGGCCAAAGCAGATCAGCTGGCAGATGAAATCAACTTCCTGAGAGCTCTCTACGAAGCG GAATTGTcccaaatgcagcagcaggTATCTGACACCTCCGTGGTCCTGTCCATGGACAACAACCGTAACTTGGATCTCAACAGCATCATTGCAGAGGTCAAAGCGCAGTACGAGGACATTGCCAACCGGAGCCGGGCAGAGGCTGAGGCTTGGTACCAAAACAAG TACGAGGAGCTCCAGGTCTCTGCTGGGCGACACGGCGATGACCTGCGCAACACCAAGATGGAAATTTCAGAGATCAACAGGATGGTCCAGAGGCTGCGGAATGAGATCGAGAGCGTGAAGAAGCAG tgtGCCAACCTGCAAGCAGCCATTGCCGAGGCGGAGGAGCGCGGGGAGATGGCCCTCAAGGACGCCAAGGCCAAACTGTCCGAGCTGGAGGATGCTCTGCAGAAAGCCAAGGCAGACCTGGCCCGGCAGCTCCGCGAGTACCAGGAGCTCATGAATGTCAAGCTGGCCCTGGACATCGAGATTGCAACCTacaggaagctgctggagggagaggagagcag GCTTGCTGGAGAGGGAGTCGGAGCCGTGAGTGTCT CGGTGGTCAGCAGCTCCAGTGGGATGGGCTACGGCGGCGGCAGCTGCCTGGGCATGGGAGGAGGTCTCGGCAtgggaggcggcggcggcggcggctaCAGCATGAGCAGCGGCTTCGGCGGTGGGAGCGGAGGCTTTGGCGGGAGCGGAGGCTTCGGCGGGGGGCTCAGCTACGGCGGGGGAAGCACCTTCAGCTCCGGGAGCAGCCGAGGCGTCAGCTCCAGCACGGGAGGCAGCGTGAGGATCGTTTCCAAGACCACTACTAGCAAAAAGACCATCAGATAA